The following coding sequences lie in one Lolium perenne isolate Kyuss_39 chromosome 2, Kyuss_2.0, whole genome shotgun sequence genomic window:
- the LOC139835598 gene encoding uncharacterized protein, with protein sequence MPCVYWPGLAPAEKLAEANKLVDTLAQKLEQSETARKKAELDASQAKAEADEAKAKAAGVENLQKRLEDAETALNEHKAAQATREKGILKRLNTQNRRFLGQTNQEFDLENPTNDPLLDALSYLEFHGQEVREGVVNADAGLSKLFPYFFPKKEEPKTFLALAKDFNPPEDLGLKMRQENMKIAVESTVALVADSQQTVDWMKVGDTEQIEQTKWRSLIKAAKPNTKKILAYLGIKPSATPSSSRPEV encoded by the exons agaaacttgcagaggccaacaagcttgtcgacactcttgctcagaaactggagcaaagtgaaacggctcgcaagaaggctgaacttgacgctagccaagccaaagcagaggctgatgaagccaaggcaaaagctgctggtgtcgaaaatctgcaaaagagacttgaggatgccgaaactgctttaaacgagcacaaggccgcgcaggctactcgtgaaaaggggatcctcaagcgcttgaacacgcaaaatcggcgcttcctcg gtcaaacaaaccaagagtttgatcttgagaatcccaccaatgatcctctccttgacgcactctcttatctggaatttcatggccaagaagttcgcgaaggcgtggtgaatgctgacgcaggattgtcgaagctgttcccctacttcttcccgaagaaagaggagcccaagactttccttgcccttgccaaggacttcaatccaccggaggatcttggactgaagatgcgccaggagaacatgaagattgctgtcgagagcactgttgccttggtcgctgacagccagcagactgttgactggatgaaggttggcgacaccgagcaaatagaacaaacaaaatggcggtcgttgatcaaggcagccaagcccaacacgaagaaaatcctggcctatctcgggatcaagccatctgcaactcctagctcatcaaggccggaggtctag